A single Trypanosoma brucei gambiense DAL972 chromosome 9, complete sequence DNA region contains:
- a CDS encoding T. brucei spp.-specific protein: MCGFAVGGEGGGRFDKIVAPQCITPINTFLPPLHRVASAHVNKDVNERDAANVYIYILPLLMWRWHSNILEKKKRKSHSASQLLIALVEPAHAKGKFITCTHIQPRLYLRISACLCASVRFRGGGESIIATLMTNLRGRPFVCLLVLMHASRVCYVALVEVRSPFTFPTVRDPCPNEAAEINGVAQNFEYSDAKYHPHCSCKGACHYWVERCPLISLR; this comes from the coding sequence ATGTGCGGTTTTGCCgtggggggggagggaggcgGCAGGTTTGATAAGATAGTTGCCCCTCAGTGCATAACTCCCATAAACACTTTCTTGCCTCCCCTCCACCGCGTAGCTAGCGCGCACGTTAATAAGGATGTGAATGAACGGGATGCTGccaatgtatatatatatatattgcctCTACTGATGTGGAGGTGGCACTCCAACAtcttggaaaaaaaaaagcggaaaTCACATTCCGCTAGTCAGTTGCTCATAGCCCTCGTGGAGCCGGCGCACGCAAAGGGGAAGTTCATCAcctgcacacacatacaaccGCGTTTGTACTTGCGTATCTCTGCCTGCTTGTGTGCATCTGTGCGCTTCCGTGGGGGTGGAGAATCGATAATTGCCACACTAATGACAAACCTGCGGGGGCGGCCGTTCGTTTGTCTTTTAGTACTTATGCATGCGTCGCGAGTATGTTACGTGGCATTAGTTGAAGTTCGAAGCCCTTTCACCTTCCCCACCGTACGTGACCCGTGCCCGAATGAAGCGGCGGAAATTAATGGCGTCGCACAGAATTTTGAGTACAGCGACGCAAAGTACCACCCGCACTGCAGTTGTAAAGGGGCATGCCATTACTGGGTCGAACGCTGTCCCTTGATTTCCCTAAGGTAA
- a CDS encoding calcium/potassium channel (CAKC), putative, translating into MSKSRAVVKFGGDQSKETVSFRNFFDVLNQRHSNVSVSGLAVTLLFELLSISIYVEASFYAHPTSIYDFNWKTGRFITVAIINAIFFSEWIVMLWVEEQKVRYCLSLLSIVNALTCLPMVIVGIGAIVKPTWQSVWVPLFLRVWWLRKCILVLLDYPQVAKWMMDIRRDICRFLITMLAVLSTCVGIQQFVETLAGNYMDPFSSLYCMVTTFGTIGYGDVSPQTAPGRFLMIGFLVVALSYFLPLFQRLAQIGRDHLNYNECHSCWGRRPHVIFSGIFTGLGAEIILMNFYAGWRKYLGVRVVLLSPVDFPPEVRLLADIPWLRNRVVLMIGDSAKQVDLIRADAANAEAIFLFGDTGSAAYHADYQVIQQSLAIRQFDPELPQHLYLRSERHTRHVASYAASVVEVERLLHHLLGLGAAVPGAVPLIMNLLRTYEPLKVKGTASRPWIEEYEWSLQNDIHCLEMQQTLRGYSFHSLARLLLQHNVTPIGIIDENGEVQLNPHRISSSAVKLVVVAKALRSARSALEAAEEAHSQTSFGEHTGEVEGKEPCIYGMDREVAAGAYYTSDFPGREAKSGVEALQLVDDAYDFENHFVVIDLSMAKAKAPETEGAREGSLSSAAMDVFHVMRSIRQSYPQNDIVLLTKDTSFSAYFGRYWNSVPGAIPVKYIDGCGLNANDLRRCNLKRSAGIIIFFSGDIGGASTGGLSLLVFLSVASILPSSHNIPVVVELDSTQYLSLFPPYADDPYLCSRAESDFVFEPNYVIGNALSRHMFFPSVHRTYFMDEFVDIIDMMVSGVDERTPSLGRLPLLFTTDSLHIYQDVVEYCLKLCYLPIGLHRCISDPETPYINGQRFVLTNPPGDLIVDQKCDAVFYLLPAS; encoded by the coding sequence ATGTCGAAATCACGCGCGGTGGTGAAGTTTGGTGGCGACCAATCGAAGGAGACGGTTTCCTTCCGAAATTTCTTTGATGTGCTGAATCAACGGCACAGCAACGTGTCCGTCTCAGGCCTGGCGGTGACCCTCTTGTTCGAGTTGCTCTCCATATCCATTTATGTGGAGGCATCTTTCTACGCCCATCCAACGTCGATATACGATTTCAACTGGAAAACCGGCCGGTTCATTACCGTAGCGATCATCAACGCTATATTCTTTTCGGAGTGGATCGTAATGCTCTGGGTAGAGGAGCAGAAGGTGAGGTATtgcctttctttgttgtcaATCGTAAATGCCCTGACGTGCTTGCCAATGGTTATTGTGGGTATTGGTGCAATTGTCAAGCCCACATGGCAAAGCGTATGGGTGCCCCTGTTTCTCCGCGTGTGGTGGCTGCGCAAATGCATTTTAGTCCTGCTCGACTATCCGCAGGTTGCGAAGTGGATGATGGACATAAGACGCGATATCTGTCGTTTCTTGATTACCATGCTTGCCGTCCTCTCCACGTGTGTTGGTATACAGCAGTTTGTGGAGACCTTGGCTGGGAATTACATGGATCCGTTTTCGTCTCTCTACTGCATGGTCACCACTTTTGGGACGATTGGGTACGGTGACGTATCGCCGCAAACGGCACCGGGTCGGTTCCTTATGATTGGCTTTCTTGTCGTGGCCCTCAGTTATTTCCTGCCCCTGTTCCAGCGGTTGGCACAAATTGGTCGAGACCACCTGAACTATAATGAATGTCACTCGTGTTGGGGAAGGAGGCCGCACGTCATATTCTCCGGTATTTTCACGGGGCTTGGGGCAGAAATCATATTGATGAATTTCTACGCCGGTTGGAGGAAGTACCTTGGTGTTAGAGTGGTACTTCTTTCTCCTGTCGACTTTCCTCCCGAGGTGAGGCTGTTAGCCGACATCCCTTGGCTCAGGAACCGCGTTGTACTCATGATTGGAGATTCAGCTAAGCAGGTGGATCTCATACGGGCTGACGCCGCGAACGCCGAGGCTATTTTCTTGTTCGGTGACACGGGTTCGGCAGCTTATCATGCCGATTACCAGGTGATACAACAATCACTTGCCATACGCCAGTTCGATCCCGAACTCCCTCAACATCTGTACCTTCGAAGCGAGCGACATACCCGACACGTGGCGTCCTATGCTGCCAGTGTAGTGGAGGTTGAGAGGCTGTTGCATCACTTGTTGGGGCTCGGTGCTGCGGTCCCCGGGGCTGTACCCTTAATAATGAACCTTCTCCGAACGTACGAACCACTCAAAGTGAAGGGTACAGCTTCACGTCCGTGGATAGAGGAATATGAGTGGTCGCTGCAAAATGATATCCACTGTTTAGAGATGCAGCAAACGCTCAGAGGTTATAGTTTCCACAGTTTGGCAAGGCTGCTCCTCCAGCACAACGTCACGCCCATAGGCATTATCGATGAAAACGGCGAGGTGCAACTCAACCCGCATAGGATATCCTCTTCTGCAGTCAAACTTGTTGTAGTTGCCAAAGCCCTTCGGTCCGCCAGGAGTGCACTGGAGGCTGCGGAGGAAGCGCACTCTCAGACCTCATTTGGAGAACATACGGGTGaggtggagggaaaagaaccaTGCATCTACGGAATGGACCGCGAGGTGGCTGCCGGCGCATACTACACCTCCGATTTTCCCGGTCGGGAGGCCAAAAGTGGAGTTGAGGCGCTGCAGCTTGTGGATGATGCCTACGACTTCGAGAATCATTTTGTGGTTATCGACCTCTCGATGGCAAAAGCGAAGGCACCAGAAACAGAGGGGGCGCGAGAGGGATCCCTCAGCTCAGCTGCCATGGATGTCTTCCATGTGATGCGTTCCATCCGGCAGTCGTATCCACAAAATGATATTGTCTTGCTAACGAAAGACACCTCCTTCTCCGCCTACTTTGGGCGCTATTGGAATTCGGTCCCGGGTGCCATTCCAGTGAAATATATCGATGGCTGCGGATTGAACGCAAACGACCTCAGACGTTGCAACCTCAAGCGCAGCGCAGgtatcatcatttttttttctggggaCATTGGGGGTGCCTCTACTGGTGGACTCTCCCTTTTGGTCTTTCTTTCGGTTGCGTCCATTCTTCCTTCGTCGCATAACATACCCGTTGTGGTGGAACTGGACAGCACGCAGtatctctccctctttccacCATATGCCGACGACCCGTATCTGTGCAGCAGGGCCGAATCTGATTTTGTATTTGAACCCAACTATGTTATCGGCAACGCCTTAAGTAGGCATATGTTTTTCCCATCTGTACACCGTACTTATTTTATGGACGAATTCGTTGACATTATTGACATGATGGTTAGTGGTGTGGATGAAAGGACGCCGTCACTCGGTCGGCTCCCGTTGCTCTTCACCACTGACTCGTTACACATTTATCAGGACGTAGTTGAATACTGCCTCAAACTCTGTTATCTACCGATTGGTTTGCACCGTTGCATCTCGGACCCGGAAACCCCGTATATCAACGGCCAACGTTTTGTGCTCACAAACCCACCGGGGGATTTGATTGTTGATCAGAAATGCGATGCCGTTTTCTACCTTCTACCGGCTAGTTGA